A window of the Mesotoga prima MesG1.Ag.4.2 genome harbors these coding sequences:
- a CDS encoding zinc metallopeptidase, which produces MFWDPTFIILIPAIILAAYAQFLVSSRFAHYSKVKSTFGLNGTQLARQLLDNAGLYDIKIERIRGNLTDHYDPKNRIVRLSDTTHNSSSIAALGVVAHEIGHAIQDKEKYVPLIVRNAVVPVAQIGSSLSWIIFIIGLLMVSPVLIRIGILVFSAFVFFTLVTLPVEFNASSRAKKLLSSMGMPSKELEGVSSVLGAAAMTYVASAATAILQLFRMLFLSGAGRD; this is translated from the coding sequence TTGTTTTGGGATCCAACTTTTATTATTCTCATTCCTGCTATAATCCTGGCAGCTTACGCCCAGTTTCTTGTTAGTTCGAGATTTGCGCATTATTCCAAAGTGAAATCGACCTTTGGACTTAATGGAACTCAGCTTGCGAGGCAGCTTCTTGACAATGCAGGACTTTATGATATTAAAATTGAACGAATAAGGGGAAATCTAACAGATCATTACGATCCGAAGAATAGAATCGTTCGGCTTTCAGATACAACGCACAACAGCTCCTCTATAGCAGCTCTAGGTGTAGTGGCTCACGAAATCGGTCATGCTATTCAAGATAAGGAGAAATATGTACCTTTGATTGTTCGCAACGCCGTAGTCCCTGTTGCGCAGATCGGTTCTTCTCTTTCGTGGATAATCTTTATTATTGGACTTCTTATGGTTTCGCCTGTCCTTATCAGAATAGGGATTCTGGTCTTTTCTGCCTTTGTCTTCTTCACGCTAGTGACGCTGCCGGTCGAGTTCAACGCAAGTTCGAGAGCGAAAAAGCTTCTTTCGTCAATGGGCATGCCTTCTAAAGAGCTTGAGGGCGTAAGTTCAGTTCTTGGAGCTGCAGCAATGACTTACGTTGCATCTGCGGCTACCGCCATTCTTCAGTTATTCAGGATGCTTTTCTTGTCGGGTGCTGGCAGAGACTGA
- a CDS encoding transcription antitermination factor NusB, with translation MQGARSIALQTLSFFDANGYISFRKLDIALSTLSSQDRSFCMNIIYGCLRKRVSIDFELSRFLTKPSKLPHAVLNALRIGAFQILYMKSIPEYAALKSSVDMIGVKEFKGLVNAVLRKLINEGPAERKPLNILYSHPEWLVNYWREFAWIDDFEELLEYNQTPPVQTVISFGRENELIKNGFLFDKSEYSDLSCVFQKGSSIENLQIIDEIEYLLSKTAIPVLTHKGSLTGKINSIPWLLHTLTPEKIDGYSKVAVELLGNFSREHNEFIYYSQAFTVEENKHALDVLEGFEPVMMEDFFAEHKISARFDGKGYWLQPWKAPATCYLARVRSAN, from the coding sequence ATGCAGGGAGCTCGTTCCATTGCTTTACAGACCCTATCTTTTTTCGATGCAAATGGTTATATCTCCTTTAGAAAATTGGATATAGCACTGTCCACGCTTTCTTCCCAAGATCGCTCGTTTTGCATGAATATCATCTACGGATGTCTGAGAAAGAGAGTTAGCATCGACTTCGAACTGTCCCGTTTTCTCACAAAACCAAGCAAATTGCCCCATGCTGTGCTGAATGCGTTGCGAATCGGCGCATTTCAGATTCTTTATATGAAAAGTATCCCGGAATACGCGGCACTGAAGTCTTCGGTAGATATGATTGGGGTGAAAGAGTTTAAGGGTCTTGTGAATGCGGTACTCAGGAAGCTAATAAATGAAGGCCCTGCGGAAAGAAAACCTCTTAACATCCTCTATTCCCATCCGGAATGGCTTGTAAATTACTGGAGGGAATTTGCCTGGATAGACGACTTTGAAGAGCTTCTGGAGTACAATCAGACTCCTCCTGTTCAAACAGTTATTTCCTTCGGAAGAGAGAATGAGTTGATCAAAAACGGCTTTCTATTCGACAAGAGTGAGTATTCGGATCTATCTTGTGTTTTTCAAAAAGGTAGTAGTATAGAGAATCTTCAGATCATCGACGAAATTGAATATTTGCTTTCAAAAACAGCTATCCCGGTTTTGACTCATAAGGGAAGTCTTACAGGGAAAATCAACTCAATACCATGGCTTCTCCACACGTTGACTCCGGAGAAAATTGACGGCTACTCAAAAGTGGCTGTGGAATTGCTCGGCAACTTCTCGAGAGAGCATAATGAGTTCATATATTATAGTCAGGCTTTTACTGTAGAGGAAAACAAGCATGCCCTCGACGTTCTCGAAGGTTTTGAACCGGTAATGATGGAGGACTTCTTCGCTGAGCATAAGATCTCTGCGAGATTTGATGGCAAAGGATACTGGCTACAACCATGGAAGGCACCGGCCACATGTTATCTGGCAAGAGTTAGGAGTGCAAATTGA
- the rlmN gene encoding 23S rRNA (adenine(2503)-C(2))-methyltransferase RlmN has protein sequence MKDILSLDLDELRREIISFGEKDYRANQIFKWVYAKRVLDFSEMTDLPMNLRNKLGSLFRFTTMKEVERQISIDGTEKFLLKLEDDNHIETVVLKHPRHVTFCISSQVGCALNCSFCATGASGFTRDLSASEIVSQVILMENSIGRPVDNIVFMGMGEPFLNEANVYKAIKILHDPVGRNLGIRHFTISTAGIPEGIKRLADSGMDVRLSVSLHSASEETRSSLMPINKKYPLDSLRKVLDYYQQKTGNRITFEYALIKGVNDSKEDLTKLGEFLTGIKSFVNIIPVNPVKPVFDRPSDREIAVFSESLKKAGFECAVRHEKGTDIEAACGQLRQKRRE, from the coding sequence TTGAAGGACATTCTTTCTTTAGATCTGGACGAGCTGAGAAGGGAAATAATTTCATTCGGAGAAAAGGACTACAGGGCAAATCAGATTTTCAAGTGGGTTTATGCGAAGAGGGTCCTTGACTTTTCTGAGATGACCGATCTTCCTATGAATCTTAGAAACAAGCTCGGTTCGCTTTTTCGATTTACCACGATGAAGGAAGTAGAAAGGCAGATTTCGATTGACGGTACAGAGAAATTCTTGCTTAAGTTGGAAGACGATAACCACATTGAGACGGTTGTTTTGAAACATCCCCGCCACGTCACCTTTTGCATCTCTTCTCAGGTTGGATGCGCTCTCAACTGCTCCTTCTGTGCAACTGGAGCCAGTGGCTTCACAAGAGACCTTTCTGCGAGTGAGATAGTTTCTCAGGTAATTCTTATGGAGAATAGCATCGGCAGACCAGTCGATAATATTGTATTTATGGGAATGGGAGAACCTTTTCTTAACGAGGCCAACGTCTACAAGGCAATAAAGATTCTTCATGATCCCGTAGGTAGAAACCTGGGGATTCGTCACTTCACTATTTCAACTGCTGGGATTCCCGAAGGCATAAAGAGACTGGCCGATTCGGGAATGGACGTCCGCCTTTCAGTTTCACTTCATAGCGCAAGTGAAGAGACACGGAGTTCTTTGATGCCAATCAACAAGAAGTATCCACTCGATTCATTGCGGAAGGTGCTTGATTATTACCAGCAAAAAACCGGTAATAGAATTACATTTGAATACGCTTTGATAAAAGGAGTGAATGATTCTAAGGAAGATTTGACAAAACTCGGGGAATTCCTGACGGGGATAAAATCCTTCGTGAACATAATACCCGTGAACCCAGTGAAGCCGGTTTTCGATAGACCATCCGATAGGGAAATTGCTGTCTTCTCAGAGAGTCTCAAAAAGGCCGGATTCGAATGCGCAGTCCGACACGAGAAAGGCACTGATATTGAGGCTGCATGTGGTCAGTTAAGGCAGAAAAGAAGGGAATAG
- the rsgA gene encoding ribosome small subunit-dependent GTPase A, which produces MERRKGVVVRFGSRNMEVVDAETGGRLICTMPGRFRLQGIRPIVGDRVEYALSGDGQGRIESILPRKTELLRPRISNIEQILLVLSLKEPAVQNLITDRFLVLAEYAKLPVTIVVNKIDLINNEELDRFSDVYGEHYEICPVSSKNRINLDRLREVLKGKISVMAGMSGVGKSSLLNSLNPGLKLRVSEISRGLERGRHTTSYVELLQFEFGGLIADTPGFANLELPVIAPENLDKCFPEISQEQGMCAFSDCVHVDEPGCYVKELVEAGSIHRSRYESYLIMYNELKEREQEKGGRKYG; this is translated from the coding sequence TTGGAGAGAAGAAAAGGAGTGGTAGTGAGATTTGGCAGCAGAAATATGGAGGTTGTTGATGCTGAAACAGGCGGGCGGCTAATATGTACTATGCCAGGACGTTTTAGATTGCAGGGAATCAGACCTATCGTTGGAGATAGAGTTGAATATGCTTTAAGCGGTGACGGTCAGGGGCGCATAGAAAGCATTCTTCCCAGAAAGACGGAGCTTCTGCGTCCACGGATCTCGAATATCGAGCAAATATTGCTTGTGCTTTCGTTGAAGGAACCGGCAGTTCAAAATCTCATTACGGATCGTTTCCTTGTTCTTGCCGAGTACGCGAAACTGCCTGTTACGATAGTAGTCAACAAAATCGATCTAATCAATAATGAAGAACTAGATAGGTTTTCAGATGTCTATGGTGAGCACTACGAAATCTGTCCGGTCTCTTCTAAGAACAGAATCAACCTCGATCGTCTTCGAGAAGTTTTGAAAGGTAAGATAAGCGTTATGGCCGGCATGTCGGGAGTGGGTAAGAGCAGCCTCCTAAATTCTCTTAACCCTGGACTTAAGCTAAGGGTTTCAGAGATTTCAAGGGGTTTGGAGAGGGGTAGACATACGACCTCTTATGTCGAACTCCTGCAATTCGAGTTTGGAGGATTAATAGCAGACACTCCGGGTTTTGCAAATCTTGAACTGCCAGTGATTGCTCCGGAAAACCTGGACAAGTGTTTCCCAGAAATCTCCCAGGAACAAGGAATGTGCGCGTTTAGTGACTGCGTCCATGTCGATGAGCCCGGATGCTACGTCAAGGAGCTTGTAGAAGCTGGTTCTATTCATAGAAGTCGTTACGAAAGCTATTTGATTATGTATAATGAATTGAAGGAAAGAGAACAGGAGAAGGGAGGGCGAAAATATGGCTAG
- the rpe gene encoding ribulose-phosphate 3-epimerase, translating to MARISPSILAADLTELAREVIRVRDADYLHIDVMDGMFVPNITFGVPIMEALGRLHHPPLDVHLMIEDPSRYVKEYAALGAKNLHVHVEGNYHLHRLLGQIRETGSRAFVVLNPSTPVSLLDEVLSCADGVLVMTVNPGYTGQEFIPEAAKKIDVLDRIRTERDLKFEIAVDGGVSLDNAQDLVNRGADILIMGAAVFRSENPSVVVRKIKELKR from the coding sequence ATGGCTAGAATCTCTCCCTCGATTCTTGCCGCAGACCTTACTGAACTCGCCCGTGAAGTCATAAGAGTCCGTGACGCTGATTACTTGCACATAGATGTGATGGATGGAATGTTTGTTCCCAATATAACTTTTGGGGTGCCGATCATGGAAGCGCTGGGAAGACTGCATCATCCTCCCCTTGATGTTCACTTGATGATAGAGGATCCTTCCAGATACGTGAAGGAGTATGCCGCCTTAGGCGCAAAGAATCTACACGTACATGTTGAAGGTAACTATCATCTTCACAGACTTCTTGGACAAATTAGAGAAACCGGTTCGAGAGCATTTGTCGTTCTCAATCCATCTACGCCCGTCTCCCTTCTAGATGAGGTTCTTTCATGTGCCGATGGTGTACTTGTTATGACCGTAAATCCTGGGTACACCGGCCAAGAATTTATACCAGAAGCTGCCAAAAAGATCGATGTGCTAGATCGTATTCGAACTGAAAGGGACTTGAAGTTCGAAATCGCAGTGGATGGAGGAGTGAGCCTCGACAATGCTCAGGATCTTGTAAATAGAGGTGCAGATATTCTTATAATGGGAGCTGCAGTCTTCAGATCGGAAAATCCATCAGTTGTTGTAAGGAAGATCAAGGAGCTCAAGAGGTGA
- a CDS encoding non-canonical purine NTP pyrophosphatase produces the protein MKLYLVTSNENKLKEVRLILPEGFDVESIEAIAPMKDIVEDAGTFFGNSLKKIEAYRDVGVPLLADDSGLVIESLGGFPGVNSARFMQNSHYSEKMQIILDRMVNEENRAARFVCAALFYDPSNSVLVGVEEQVEGIIARKQTGENGFGYDPIFVPQGYSQTFGVLGDSVKKELSHRGKAFRKLFSLVHLYTGKK, from the coding sequence GTGAAGCTCTACTTAGTGACTTCTAATGAAAACAAACTCAAAGAGGTACGCCTCATTCTTCCTGAAGGATTTGATGTTGAATCCATTGAAGCAATCGCTCCAATGAAAGACATCGTTGAAGATGCAGGGACCTTCTTCGGAAATTCATTGAAGAAGATCGAAGCTTACAGGGATGTTGGAGTACCACTTCTTGCGGATGATTCAGGGCTTGTAATTGAATCTCTTGGAGGATTTCCGGGAGTGAATTCTGCGAGATTCATGCAGAACAGTCATTACTCTGAGAAGATGCAGATCATTCTTGACAGAATGGTGAACGAAGAAAACAGGGCAGCTCGATTTGTCTGTGCTGCGCTGTTTTATGATCCTTCGAACAGCGTTTTGGTTGGAGTTGAGGAGCAGGTCGAAGGAATTATTGCAAGGAAACAAACCGGTGAAAACGGTTTCGGCTATGATCCAATATTTGTTCCCCAAGGTTATTCTCAAACCTTTGGTGTTCTCGGGGATTCAGTAAAAAAGGAACTTTCACATAGAGGTAAGGCATTCAGGAAACTCTTTTCACTTGTTCACCTTTATACCGGGAAAAAATAA
- the lgt gene encoding prolipoprotein diacylglyceryl transferase — MKRIVISIVIASASAVALFFFLRAVFSGELILNPVIVENLGPFSVRWYGVMIATGIIAAYLLGRRQGLKEGIKEDYLIEGVFIGIVFGVLGARIYYVAFNYEIYRGDFWSIFRTWDGGLAIHGAFFAALLVTFLYVTFRKKADLKFLQVTDIFTAVLPLAQAIGRWGNFTNYEAYGSPTDLPWKMFVPLRYRMPGYSEFEYFHPTFLYESLANVVIFAVLYWYLGKRKNYGEVTALYMVLYSIVRFFVEGLRLDSLYIGQSEVRTAQAVSVILLVVGIALFIFSRYKGEQVKRVS, encoded by the coding sequence GTGAAGAGAATAGTAATTTCAATTGTGATAGCATCAGCCTCAGCAGTTGCACTGTTTTTCTTTTTGAGAGCAGTCTTCAGTGGTGAACTGATACTGAATCCAGTAATTGTTGAGAATCTAGGCCCCTTTTCGGTTAGATGGTATGGAGTTATGATTGCCACCGGAATCATCGCTGCTTATCTCTTGGGACGGCGTCAGGGTCTAAAGGAAGGCATCAAAGAAGATTACTTGATCGAGGGAGTCTTCATTGGAATTGTTTTTGGCGTGCTGGGCGCCAGAATCTATTATGTTGCGTTCAACTATGAGATCTATCGCGGAGATTTCTGGAGCATCTTCAGAACGTGGGATGGTGGCCTGGCCATACATGGAGCTTTTTTCGCCGCTCTCCTTGTTACATTTCTTTATGTTACATTCAGAAAGAAGGCAGACTTGAAATTTCTACAGGTAACTGATATTTTCACAGCTGTATTACCTTTAGCTCAGGCCATTGGTCGATGGGGAAATTTCACAAACTATGAGGCATACGGTTCACCCACTGATCTTCCATGGAAGATGTTCGTACCTTTAAGATACCGAATGCCAGGTTATTCCGAATTTGAATACTTCCATCCAACCTTTCTCTACGAAAGCCTGGCGAATGTAGTCATTTTCGCTGTACTATACTGGTATTTGGGGAAAAGAAAGAATTATGGTGAAGTAACCGCTCTATACATGGTTTTATATTCAATTGTTAGGTTTTTCGTTGAAGGCCTGAGGTTAGATAGCCTTTACATAGGTCAAAGCGAAGTAAGAACTGCTCAAGCAGTTTCTGTAATCCTACTCGTAGTGGGAATAGCTTTGTTTATTTTTTCCCGGTATAAAGGTGAACAAGTGAAAAGAGTTTCCTGA
- a CDS encoding trigger factor → MEKSFVKKEENVETFLFAFDSEEIRKAENDVARYVNQQYTIPGFRKGKVPLSIVRNFLAESFEEMVLEVLSDKIEEELKDEKILVPAVISEQKMEGEGAVIEVKLHRDPEVKIRDYENLDLKVPKQDEVVLNYVNNRLEELRNEHAIVEPKDGPVENGDLVKIEYTIIKDGKKIAENKVQELSVVPEDDRPIVKNIIGKTKDDVVEFTRTFEDSDNEYFYSVKVLDVLRKSPLDLDDEFAKTVNAEANTLEELKEIVRREGMESFLNWKKDFLRQQAMDKINDLVEIGISDATLDYLVQRTIENSKKEKSYEKYLKQAGSEEKLIEDLRSGVFDEIKKARFIDEIASREGFRAEEEEIQAYAEEMAPYWGISAERAKEMVNTRQDVKEDIVSTIIRNKVLDNVIEKASISDMEPSSDEQLEISESGGEEAPPKE, encoded by the coding sequence GTGGAGAAAAGCTTCGTTAAAAAAGAAGAGAATGTCGAGACATTTCTCTTTGCTTTTGATTCGGAAGAAATACGGAAGGCAGAAAATGATGTTGCAAGATATGTAAATCAACAATACACTATACCTGGGTTCAGAAAAGGTAAGGTTCCGCTAAGTATTGTAAGAAACTTCTTGGCGGAGAGTTTTGAAGAAATGGTTCTCGAAGTTCTTTCCGATAAAATTGAAGAAGAATTGAAGGACGAAAAGATTTTGGTTCCCGCAGTAATCAGTGAGCAAAAGATGGAAGGTGAAGGTGCCGTAATTGAGGTGAAGCTTCACAGAGACCCAGAGGTAAAAATCCGGGACTATGAAAATCTTGACCTTAAAGTTCCAAAGCAGGATGAAGTAGTTCTGAACTACGTCAATAACCGCCTGGAAGAACTCAGAAACGAACACGCTATAGTTGAACCAAAAGACGGGCCTGTTGAAAACGGTGACTTAGTAAAGATTGAGTACACGATAATTAAGGATGGCAAGAAAATCGCAGAGAATAAGGTTCAGGAACTGAGCGTTGTTCCTGAAGATGATAGACCAATAGTTAAGAATATCATAGGGAAAACAAAGGATGACGTCGTAGAGTTCACAAGAACATTCGAAGACTCCGATAATGAATACTTTTATTCAGTAAAAGTCCTTGACGTTCTACGAAAGAGTCCTTTGGATCTAGACGATGAATTTGCAAAAACCGTGAATGCCGAAGCAAATACTCTTGAAGAATTAAAGGAAATTGTGCGCAGAGAGGGAATGGAATCATTCTTGAACTGGAAGAAAGATTTCTTAAGGCAGCAAGCGATGGACAAAATCAATGATCTTGTCGAGATTGGGATTTCCGATGCGACTCTGGATTATCTTGTTCAGAGAACGATAGAGAATTCCAAGAAGGAGAAAAGTTACGAAAAATACCTTAAACAGGCTGGAAGCGAAGAGAAACTCATCGAAGACCTCAGGTCTGGTGTGTTTGATGAAATAAAGAAAGCTAGGTTCATCGATGAAATAGCATCGAGAGAGGGCTTCAGAGCTGAAGAGGAAGAGATTCAAGCTTATGCCGAAGAAATGGCTCCATATTGGGGGATTTCCGCTGAAAGAGCAAAAGAAATGGTTAATACTCGTCAAGATGTTAAAGAAGACATCGTTTCAACTATCATCAGAAACAAGGTTCTGGACAATGTCATTGAAAAAGCTTCTATTAGTGATATGGAGCCTTCATCCGATGAACAACTGGAGATAAGTGAATCCGGGGGAGAAGAAGCTCCTCCTAAGGAATAG
- a CDS encoding metallophosphoesterase family protein: MHEPFGLSGAVITDFLFYGHTHHLDIRLNSRPVIINPGESCGYLTGKPTVVVIDPDNLEYELIQLR; encoded by the coding sequence ATGCACGAACCTTTTGGATTGAGCGGAGCAGTAATCACGGATTTCCTTTTCTACGGACATACGCATCATCTTGATATCAGGTTGAATTCAAGGCCTGTTATCATAAATCCAGGGGAGTCTTGCGGCTATCTCACGGGTAAACCGACTGTTGTTGTAATTGATCCGGACAATCTGGAGTATGAGTTGATCCAACTCCGATGA
- a CDS encoding metallophosphoesterase family protein codes for MIMSDSHDNMPRISESVEIAADRGVEVLIHCGDLVSPFAAKALTRFKGELHVVLGNNDGEIVELKNILGGSLIRGPQRSKFIVAR; via the coding sequence ATGATTATGTCCGATTCCCACGATAATATGCCAAGAATTTCGGAGTCCGTAGAGATTGCTGCTGACCGAGGTGTCGAGGTTCTTATTCACTGCGGAGACCTTGTGTCCCCCTTTGCCGCAAAGGCACTGACAAGATTCAAAGGTGAACTACACGTGGTATTAGGAAACAACGACGGAGAGATCGTCGAGCTGAAGAACATTCTTGGTGGCTCTCTGATAAGGGGCCCGCAGAGATCAAAATTCATCGTCGCTCGGTAG
- a CDS encoding TIGR03936 family radical SAM-associated protein, protein MNNNKLVVRFCCGGFLRFLSHQESATAIERTIKRSGLPVAYTQGFHPRIKISFSPALPTGVMSLANYVLLETDGLSQDVVNLLNSVSNFTIRALKAWYLPRDYAKIDDLLDSYRTAIILPKGSYYPERFDASAIVTKKTKSGYKKYNAGDVFMDLSVTSLRTVHVVKYSQPIESMVTAEEILKILSKEGTASYEGVIVFVEDGMLNGRYTSDILDEIGGI, encoded by the coding sequence TTGAATAACAATAAACTGGTAGTTCGCTTCTGTTGTGGAGGTTTTCTGCGGTTTCTTTCCCACCAGGAAAGTGCTACAGCAATAGAACGGACAATTAAAAGATCGGGATTGCCTGTAGCGTATACCCAGGGATTTCACCCGAGAATTAAGATCAGTTTTTCACCGGCCTTGCCAACGGGAGTAATGAGTCTCGCTAATTATGTCCTTCTCGAAACCGATGGTCTCAGTCAGGACGTGGTGAATCTGCTGAACTCTGTTTCCAACTTCACTATCAGAGCTTTAAAGGCCTGGTATTTGCCCCGCGACTATGCAAAGATTGATGATTTATTAGATTCTTATAGAACAGCAATAATTCTTCCTAAAGGGAGTTATTACCCAGAGCGATTTGATGCTAGTGCAATAGTCACCAAGAAAACAAAGAGCGGATATAAGAAATACAATGCTGGAGATGTTTTTATGGATCTTTCAGTTACCTCCCTTAGAACAGTCCATGTGGTAAAATATTCCCAGCCGATAGAGTCGATGGTTACAGCGGAGGAAATTCTTAAGATATTATCTAAAGAAGGCACCGCTTCTTACGAAGGGGTAATTGTTTTTGTGGAAGATGGAATGCTCAATGGTAGATATACTTCAGATATTCTGGATGAAATAGGAGGGATATGA
- a CDS encoding YebC/PmpR family DNA-binding transcriptional regulator, which yields MSGHNKWANIKHRKGAQDAKRSKVFTKIIRELMVSAREGGSDPNTNTSLRSAIEKARSANMPKDTMEKAIKKGAGELEGQSFSEALYEGYAPGGVALLIRCLTDNKNRTAQEIRHTLSKYGGSMAESGAVSWMFERKGVITVAKEQISDLEEFQLLAIEAGAEDIKDEEDPIIIVTSPESVSDVKTALEENGYTLSYEMSYIPSNSLKVEGSDAAKLLKLLDILEDNDDVQEVYDNSDIDETEMEALAEQMG from the coding sequence ATGTCCGGGCACAACAAATGGGCGAATATCAAGCACAGGAAGGGCGCGCAAGACGCAAAGAGATCAAAGGTCTTCACGAAGATTATCAGAGAACTTATGGTCTCGGCAAGAGAGGGTGGGTCAGATCCCAATACAAACACTTCTCTTCGAAGTGCCATAGAAAAAGCCAGGTCTGCAAACATGCCAAAAGACACCATGGAAAAGGCAATCAAGAAAGGCGCGGGTGAACTCGAAGGTCAATCGTTCTCCGAGGCTCTTTACGAAGGGTACGCTCCGGGAGGAGTAGCGCTTCTTATTAGATGTCTTACCGACAATAAGAACAGAACGGCCCAAGAGATAAGACACACCCTTTCCAAGTATGGTGGATCCATGGCGGAAAGCGGAGCTGTCAGCTGGATGTTTGAAAGAAAGGGAGTTATAACCGTAGCAAAGGAGCAGATTTCTGATCTCGAGGAGTTTCAACTTCTTGCCATCGAGGCAGGTGCCGAAGACATTAAGGATGAAGAAGATCCTATTATAATAGTAACTTCTCCAGAGTCTGTATCTGATGTGAAGACTGCACTCGAAGAAAATGGTTACACTCTGTCTTACGAGATGAGCTACATTCCCAGTAATTCTTTGAAGGTTGAAGGTTCAGATGCTGCAAAGCTACTTAAGCTCCTTGATATTCTTGAAGATAACGACGATGTTCAGGAAGTTTACGACAACTCGGATATAGATGAAACAGAAATGGAAGCCCTAGCCGAACAGATGGGTTGA
- the lspA gene encoding signal peptidase II: MLSLLGITLALIMDQVSKYFVENGMTYFQRIDLIGELFGLRYVRNTGVAFGLFKNQEPWLLSFVAIGIVVMIVIVSNAHSSKLSGWESFLIGLIVGGALGNNLIDRLRLGHVVDFLELKGFPAIFNFADLCIVFGAALLTLSVYRREKRASRDNSLQP; the protein is encoded by the coding sequence TTGCTGTCTCTTTTGGGGATTACGTTAGCTTTAATAATGGATCAAGTGAGTAAGTACTTCGTGGAAAACGGAATGACTTACTTTCAACGGATAGATCTGATTGGAGAGCTTTTTGGTCTCAGGTACGTTAGAAATACCGGTGTTGCATTTGGGCTTTTCAAGAATCAGGAGCCATGGTTGCTTTCATTTGTAGCCATCGGTATTGTGGTTATGATAGTTATTGTTTCTAATGCGCACTCTTCTAAACTATCCGGATGGGAATCCTTTCTCATTGGTTTGATTGTTGGCGGTGCTCTTGGAAACAATTTGATAGATAGACTGAGGCTTGGACATGTGGTTGATTTCCTTGAACTAAAGGGCTTCCCTGCGATCTTCAATTTTGCGGATTTGTGCATTGTTTTTGGCGCAGCCTTGTTAACACTCTCTGTATATCGAAGGGAGAAGCGTGCTTCAAGAGATAATAGTCTCCAGCCGTGA
- a CDS encoding RluA family pseudouridine synthase: MLQEIIVSSREDGWRLDKVVVEKAPPWVSRTFVQRQIKNSKVFVNSRPRKPSYKVKIGESITFDLPEKPKVASVEPEAIPLKIVFEDRDIIVVNKDPGIIVHPLPRKQTGTLVNALLYHCKDLQGIGGVTRPGIVHRLDKDTSGIIIVAKNDLAHVSLSSQFKSRLTAKEYIALVRGKTPPFGKIDYSIARHPVNRLKMSVNENGKESLTYFQTLSNFSSIASLIIVRPRTGRTHQIRVHMKEKGFPLLGDAVYGKAREDEIFGIKRQMLHAMKLTVSHPRSGIRMTFIARLPEDMKEAIVNLSELEAKR, encoded by the coding sequence GTGCTTCAAGAGATAATAGTCTCCAGCCGTGAAGATGGCTGGAGACTTGATAAGGTAGTCGTTGAGAAAGCTCCGCCTTGGGTTTCCCGCACTTTTGTGCAACGGCAAATAAAAAATTCCAAGGTATTTGTTAACAGTAGACCCAGAAAACCATCCTATAAGGTTAAGATCGGAGAGTCAATCACTTTTGACCTTCCCGAAAAACCAAAAGTCGCGTCTGTAGAACCTGAGGCCATCCCGCTAAAGATTGTCTTTGAAGACCGCGATATCATCGTAGTTAACAAGGATCCTGGTATCATTGTTCATCCACTTCCAAGAAAGCAAACAGGTACGCTTGTAAATGCTCTTCTCTATCACTGTAAAGATCTTCAAGGAATAGGCGGTGTAACCAGACCGGGCATTGTTCACAGGCTCGATAAGGATACGAGCGGGATAATCATAGTCGCCAAGAATGACCTTGCGCATGTTTCACTTTCAAGTCAGTTCAAGAGCAGATTAACTGCTAAAGAGTATATTGCGCTCGTCAGAGGAAAGACACCACCGTTCGGAAAGATTGATTACTCAATTGCTCGGCACCCAGTCAACAGACTTAAGATGTCGGTAAATGAGAATGGCAAGGAATCCCTCACATATTTTCAAACTCTCTCGAATTTTTCAAGTATTGCTTCGTTGATAATTGTAAGGCCTAGGACAGGTAGAACACATCAAATCAGGGTGCATATGAAAGAGAAGGGCTTCCCTCTTCTCGGAGATGCGGTTTATGGAAAGGCAAGAGAAGACGAGATTTTTGGAATTAAGAGACAGATGCTTCATGCCATGAAACTAACGGTTTCTCACCCTCGGTCAGGAATAAGAATGACCTTCATAGCCAGGCTCCCAGAGGACATGAAAGAGGCTATAGTTAATCTCTCAGAACTTGAGGCGAAAAGATGA